The sequence tattttatccttaATTTTGTTTCGAACCAATTAAACAggttatgaaattaattatgcTATCCATCTCCGGTGTGGAGATTTTATTCTTCTGTCCCTGACCGTTAATTTCCTTCAACCAActcatcaatatttttaaggAAAGCAAACTCAAAGGGAAAGCTATTATTCATTAGGAGCCATTCTCTAATCATAATACTCTAGAGAATAGggtattatttctaaatttaaccCAAGTGAGAGGATCATTAATATCATTTTGACTACAAGGTTTTTGCAAGCAAAGTTGCATCTTCCTCCTTTTGTACCAAAAGATGGACGGCTCACTGGATCTTGATTAGATTTGATCTGAGACACTGTTTTTGTTTTCCTGGGCCACTCAAAGAAGcgttttaagaatataaaaccaGCCCATGACGCTTTACCAACTCATGAAAGAAGTAGAGCAGAGTTGATCATACTTCCCAATTGAACAGAATTACGAggggtctttttctttaagacATCAACCCAAATATACTTGGAACTTTGTCCATCTGCTTGTTCCTAATAGTtctgtttattttgttttgtacATTTGTTCCTAATAATTGCTTCCTTAAAGTATTTGAATTGAACTCTCCTCGGTTTCCGAATATGATTTCTTGTTATGAAGAAACACCCGTATCTGAGAAATGGAGCACGAATTTCACCTTGCAAGTTGCTTGACTGACATGATTAAGCAGATGAAAATATTGTGGCGTCGGAACTGAACCTGAAGATGTGCAAGTAGGCTCACAAGCTGGCCTCAGTTGAATCCCTCTGGCCGTTTACACACTACGCTCAGCATATGCAGGGAAACATTCAACTCCAAGATTTTCATATCTAAAACAAAtccaaacaataaatataaagaaccCAAGTTAGTAAACTAAGATGCATATGTGTGCGCGCGCACACATACAAGAACAGAATGTTCCATCAGACACGTCGTCATATGCAATCAATTTTAAGCATAGCGTTGTTTTTCTTCGGTTAATTTAACAGTCACAAAGCCATTATGAGAgactgaaaaaataaagagggATGGCATGCCGTTGTACATCATAATGGAAAGACGATGGCTTTGCTGGAAATGTTTACGCGATGAGCGGCTAAAACAATACACGATACGATTACCATATGACGTCACCTAATCACAATGGACTGTAAGATTGACGTCAGCAGTGACACATAACAGCCGTCGCTCATGGGCATAATTCTCGTTGGCCCTCAAAACCTGGGTCttgtatttaataaaatgatcCCTTGTTTTACGGATGAAGTTGTGTCAACTCAATTAGTGCAATTATTTTGTTAGTAAATCTAGATGAAATTGATAAGTTTGCAAGTTCCAAATTCATAAAGTTCTTGGCCATAAACCAAGAATTACATGCATTAGCACAACCCTTTAGTCCTGGATCCAATTTTTGAACCCATTTCCGGAAAACCCACCCGCCCGGAGCATCACTTCAATTCTGACCAACCCAATATCGGAGGTGGCTGTGGTGGACCAACTACCTATTAAGCTTGGCATGCATGCAGAAAGGGTTGAGTGGGTGGGGACAGGGGTAGGTGGTTGGTGGGTTCTGCACTAGCAAGCATATAAGTTCCATAAACAGcaaacaaccaaaaattatatcttgtgcatgtgaaattcttatttattggtgttgctaaattttttaaatttttatctaaatttgatGTGTATGACTCCTATATATGATCATTTGATGTATATGACTTCTATGTAtgatcattttataattaaattatttcatatttagagcattaaaatatatttaattatttaaaattaataaatatatatcaattatctatcaatttaatatataactaaaatatatactaaacttattttctttttagattttaagaGTCATCAACTCactttctcaaaaaaaaaaaaaaaaaaaaaagtcatcaAGTTACTCTTTGCACGAAGCATAGACCTAAAAGAGTGGCAGACAGTTTTGACAGGTTTATTAGAAGAAGATGCCAGGTTTATTAGAAGAagcctttctttttattctaatttatttacagGCCATCCAAGTGATTAGATAAAATCTCATTGTCACTGTACATGCAACTCCTTCCAACggaatttttatgattctccAGGGTAACCCAGTTAAAGCAAAGTCTATAAGAAATGCACACAATTATGCCTTTTTCCAGAAATATGATTCACCATACAATAGCCACAACAGGAGAAAAACCAGCGGCTGTATCAAGCAATAAAATGACATAATCAATGCATATAACTTTAGTATAACATTGCgccatttataaatatatcctatTACATATAGACTTCCATGGCAACAAACTTAGACTGACATAGGGGACAAAAACTAAGCTTACTTTCACAATCCTTACAAACGCATAGATGCTTACATGGGATCAGAAGCATGCAAACCTCATTGACTTTGCAAACCTTACAAGTCATCAATTCTTTCATGTCATTATTCTCCTTAGAGAGCAGATGAAAGTCAATAGCACGACCATTGCAGCAAGAAGCAGTATCATCCACCTCACTATCACCACACCCTTCTTTGCTATCTTTACTTTGAGCATAGACTTGCTGAAGGTTAAAGTTGAGGGCATTTATCACACTTTCATTGTATCTAGCTCGTTGCTGCCAAGCTCCTGCTTCCACAGATAATTGTTCCATTTGCTCTTCAAGTTCCATATTCCTCTTGCTAATGCTTTCTACCTCTGCTTCTTTTTCACGAAGTTTTTCAAGAACTTTTTCTTCCACAAGCGAGAGAGCTTGGAGTTGGTTAGCCTGAACCTTCTCTAGGATAGTTTGCCTCAATCGATCACCCTACCAGAAATTCAAGACGGCCAAGAACTATTCAATAgtatatcaataatttattaccAGAAAAGAACTCTTTCTCTAAAGTTTTCACACTACGATTGGGCCATTGAGAAGGAAAACATAATGAAAGAGGAggt is a genomic window of Ricinus communis isolate WT05 ecotype wild-type chromosome 2, ASM1957865v1, whole genome shotgun sequence containing:
- the LOC8278852 gene encoding probable BOI-related E3 ubiquitin-protein ligase 2, which encodes MSMALPQNHFQQQYHHHQQQQSKNLRNLYSIDGQVYYNPVNLQVQSQHPPYIPPPFHVVGFAPGPATIADGSDGGADLPWNNYGLEPKKKKLKEQDFLENNSQISSVDFLQARSVSTGLGLSLDNTRLSSSGDSALISLIGDDIDRELQRQDAEIDRFLKVQGDRLRQTILEKVQANQLQALSLVEEKVLEKLREKEAEVESISKRNMELEEQMEQLSVEAGAWQQRARYNESVINALNFNLQQVYAQSKDSKEGCGDSEVDDTASCCNGRAIDFHLLSKENNDMKELMTCKVCKVNEVCMLLIPCKHLCVCKDCESKLSFCPLCQSKFVAMEVYM